The sequence below is a genomic window from Ipomoea triloba cultivar NCNSP0323 chromosome 2, ASM357664v1.
CTTGCAAGCTCTTTAAAGACTCTCCATGACATTAGTGGTTCGTCTCAGAGGATTCAATAATACCATAGTTGCATTTCTCTTGTCATATTGAATGATGTCTCTTGATTTGGTGTGCAGATGAAACCAAATTAATGAATCTTCCTATTTTgagaattttgaaaaattcattttgGTGAAGTGAAATTGAAAAACGTAATCATCTTCATCAAGAGAGAGATGGCTTCTTCCTCTCTGCATTGGATTGTTAAAAATATGGTGCAACAGCTGCTAGATTTTGCCACTCTTGAAACCAACTGATATGAACAACCAAGCTCACGTCACAGCCAAAGGTGCTTGAATGAGAACAAAGATGAAAAGGAAACACTGTTGAGATCCCAAACTCCCTTTTTTCCATCAAATTTCTGATTGTCTAATATTGATTGAAGATATCcttcaaataaatatacagTGAGTCCTAATCTAATTGAAACTAAGCTAACTATCTTTAACTTATAGTCTGACTAAAAACTATTCTATTATAACAAAAACAGAAATATAAGATCATGTCAAAAAATAGGATTCTGTCaattactctctctctctaaatttaACTTTCCTTGTGCTGGTCTACCTCTGCAGTATCACCTCCATTGCTCCTGTATTATTGAGATCAAAATTCAGTTGATGCTCTTCTGCTGCAAATGACCAAAAGGTATTTCAAAACCAATCAGAAACATATTTGATAGAGAAAGTGAGAACTTAGGATCATGATATCAGCTAAACTGTAGGATTATTCAAAAGTCGAGAAATATAGAAATATCGAATGTCAGCTAGTTCATATCTAAACCATGAGATAAGAACTTATATCAATGATTCTGTATAATCAAACATAAAATCACATTTCATCAAATTGAGGGCATACCTTATCCCTTTGAGCTTTTATAATTGTAGCCAACAGATCATCTCCTGCCAATTTCCGTACATGCTGTATCATTTCATGCCTTGTGATTCTCCTCTCCTACAAACAAATTTGACCTATTAGTCCtaactaataataatgaatttcctTAGTGTCAACATTGCAGTTGGGGTGCCAGTAAAAACCATAGCATATCTcaagaataaaagaaaaacaagaagacAACAATCACTTACTCTATGGTCCTTCTGGTATTTCGTAATCAACTTCATGCTTTGAGGTGGCAAAAATTTACCCAGTGCAGAAACCAGAGCTGGAAAAGAGATCCATGGCGAATTCGGTAACCTCAAAGGAACAGAATTTCTTTGAACCCCTGACAACCAAACAAATAGGCAACACATTAACAAAACCTTTTAATAGTTTCCTCTCAAAGTTACTGAACATCAAACGCCCAAGTTGCTCACCTTTTACAGAGGCCGGGACTCTGAAACTGACCACATATTGAGGCAAGATATGAGTATTCATGTTAGTACtccacataatatattttttcggGGACACTGAATCATCAACCCCAGAATCAAACTCCTCGGAACTGGGATGCCATTGTCCAGAACCGGGCGGCACAACCTCCATCTTCCCCAGGATCACGCGGCAAAGTAACAGATGCCTCACACCATTCTCATCGGCCACAGCGGATTTCAAACTAaaatcaacagatcaaccaaaAAAGCAAGCTATTAGCATAGCAAGcacattataatataatcataaatcaAATATTGAACTATATAACTACATATACAATGAAGTAATGAGTCCTGAACTTTGACtgttttacctaattgagtctTATAACTTAGTAATTTCCcactattaatatttaatttagccTTCAATTATACTGATTTTACCCAATTCCGTCATCAATTATTCTTTCTCAATTTAATCTTGATTCTAACCAAGGACTtgatagttagcttatcagccaaattggcttgtttgaccactattagcttttttacttgattaaaaagacaatataaatatttgattaattagctttttataACAGCAAAACAACTTTTTCCATCAGTTCttaggaaaataaattataccatcattttgcatataatttaccaaacattaaaCATTTTTCTAGACCAGCTAATTGTAACGTGCGGGGCACTTTACTACAGATTTCCGAGAcgggacaccttgccgaggttTGCTACATCCTT
It includes:
- the LOC116007227 gene encoding probable inactive poly [ADP-ribose] polymerase SRO5; the protein is MERSEVSDCESGISGSAHEVDSHFGCEKGLIQVDEGEQAYHTIKQKLLSGLGVLGCQTTIEGIYKSSYQGLIKEIKLKIFGIFSKAVEKKNGGSANVEFAWYGASSMDEINAILSHGFAPKINNAGSYGHGIYLSPSNFSLGCLKSAVADENGVRHLLLCRVILGKMEVVPPGSGQWHPSSEEFDSGVDDSVSPKKYIMWSTNMNTHILPQYVVSFRVPASVKGVQRNSVPLRLPNSPWISFPALVSALGKFLPPQSMKLITKYQKDHRERRITRHEMIQHVRKLAGDDLLATIIKAQRDKQKSIN